One stretch of Pyrenophora tritici-repentis strain M4 chromosome 4, whole genome shotgun sequence DNA includes these proteins:
- a CDS encoding developmental regulator flbA translates to MPFQTTTLLPLTESVSFVPDSLTKPASKPLDSPSDRLTSATEPDSLSSSSPSPPASAASDAPALPSSLSQTNPPPSSSRSANHARRYTLTRFPLLRKGSRELSRTPSTTANPAHSPFHPTGAPRPSQSIARPSDPSAARQTPTNPHQEATVTVPDTRQRAAQRPGEGKPDKMHQTSSRLLRMTDDERPFTRDFEDLFSTLMVSLPLTPHRVRFRMIDFTFTSDEAITNLGSLKFSQSNRMPDPKDSSRVVTTTTTTTFSMAKEMARSVCQKFLEAKFVESVEGKTDFMNKSSVWQLTPKGIHILERFCTRNGIASAHVRAVIESNRNPRQLVVLERNTETDKLHHDEQTVEIIFRRFIGTTANETQSDSDSIHEFSKCDIGVKLVKHRPNSQRQYEYTFHGRNAAQWLMDCSTMVDPREAAEVGSLFLQLKLIAPVDPRNSEHQFQPVKQVHYYITTHGERVAGWLLEEVPTSGDVSVKTRDGIARDSNSNRTNVIIRNPSWRLLYREFLKETMCEENLSFYLEVQQFNKQYKDAINDKGDNKVEVIRETLAAAYGLYNAFLAPGSPNELNIDHGLRTQLATRMTRAVGDDTAMLQSLNEVASLFEKAQQSIFKLMSSDSVPKFVKHPKYAPQLRGLDAAAASASSYISPTSARS, encoded by the exons ATGCCCTTCCAGACGACTACTCTCCTTCCCTTGACCGAGTCTGTCTCCTTCGTGCCTGACAGTCTAACCAAACCCGCGAGCAAGCCCCTCGATTCCCCCAGCGACCGCCTGACATCCGCGACTGAGCCCGATTCCTTGTCTTCATCCTCTCCCTCACCACCTGCCTCGGCCGCCTCGGACGCTCCTGCCCTGCCTTCTTCGCTGAGCCAGACCAACCCACCACCGTCTTCCTCACGCTCCGCCAACCACGCGAGACGCTATACCCTGACCCGCTTTCCTCTGTTGCGGAAAGGAAGCCGCGAGTTGAGCAGGACACCTTCCACCACCGCGAACCCCGCCCACTCGCCTTTTCACCCTACAGGCGCACCACGACCCTCGCAGTCGATTGCGCGCCCATCAGATCCTTCTGCTGCCCGCCAAACCCCCACCAACCCTCACCAAGAGGCAACCGTCACCGTCCCCGACACAAGACAGCGAGCAGCACAGAGGCCGGGAGAAGGCAAGCCTGACAAGATGCACCAAACAAGTTCGCGGTTACTCCGCATGACCGACGATGAGCGTCCTTTTACTAGA GATTTCGAGGACCTTTTCTCCACACTTATGGTCTCACTTCCCCTGACTCCTCACCGCGTACGCTTTAGGATGATCGATTTCACTTTCACCTCGGACGAAGCAATAACCAACCTTGGCTCGCTCAAATTCTCCCAATCAAACCGCATGCCAGACCCCAAAGACTCGTCACGTGTGGTGACCACTACCACAACTACCACCTTTTCCATGGCAAAGGAAATGGCTCGCTCCGTTTGTCAGAAGTTTTTGGAAGCCAAGTTTGTAGAGTCGGTAGAAGGCAAGACCGACTTTATGAACAAGAGCTCCGTCTGGCAACTCACGCCCAAGGGTATCCACATCTTGGAGCGCTTCTGTACACGTAATGGTATTGCTTCTGCCCACGTCAGGGCCGTCATCGAGTCTAACAGGAACCCGCGTCAATTGGTAGTGCTTGAGCGCAACACTGAGACCGACAAATTGCACCATGATGAGCAGACCGTAGAGATCATCTTCCGCCGCTTCATCGGCACCACCGCAAATGAGACCCAGTCGGATTCAGATTCTATCCACGAGTTTTCAAAGTGCGACATTGGCGTGAAACTAGTCAAACATCGACCCAACTCTCAACGCCAATACGAGTACACTTTCCATGGGCGCAACGCCGCACAGTGGCTTATGGACTGCTCCACCATGGTTGATCCACGTGAAGCTGCCGAGGTCGGTTCGCTGTTCCTACAGCTTAAGCTTATCGCACCGGTCGATCCCCGTAACTCTGAGCATCAGTTTCAGCCGGTAAAGCAAGTGCACTACTACATTACCACCCACGGGGAGCGTGTAGCAGGATGGCTTCTCGAGGAAGTACCAACATCAGGAGATGTATCAGTCAAGACACGAGACGGCATTGCCCGCGATTCCAACAGCAACCGCACCAACGTCATCATTCGTAATCCGTCATGGCGTCTTCTCTACCGCGAGTTTCTCAAGGAGACCATGTGCGAGGAAAACCTCTCCTTCTATCTAGAGGTCCAGCAATTCAACAAGCAGTACAAGGATGCTATCAACGACAAAGGCGACAACAAAGTCGAGGTGATCCGCGAGACGCTTGCTGCCGCTTATG GTCTTTACAATGCATTCTTGGCGCCTGGATCACCCAACGAACTGAACATCGACCACGGTCTGCGCACGCAGCTCGCCACCCGTATGACCCGTGCTGTTGGTGACGATACCGCCATGTTGCAGAGTCTCAACGAAGTTGCGTCTCTCTTTGAAAAGGCACAACAGTCCATCTTCAAGCTCATGTCCAGC GATTCTGTACCAAAATTTGTGAAGCACCCCAAGTACGCGCCTCAACTTCGCGGTCTAGATGCCGCCGCCGCGTCAGCGTCATCATACATCTCGCCAACCTCCGCTCGATCATAG
- a CDS encoding FAP multi-domain protein, whose protein sequence is MLGSTVFAAVFFALAQFAVASPPGCLLGAVNQFKDPSDVKTVCSAKDLSEKVSGICGGDAQAAMEALADICNNAGVKLSSTDIKSGYVSASAVASAYISAGTAGSTLVAMYPTGGSYSSGGNSTVPMATGGPKPTAAATPSGNAPEATGAAGKVEFGLAAVVAGMMVAVL, encoded by the exons ATGCTCGGCAGTACCGTCTTCGCTGCTGTGTTCTTCGCACTCGCTCAGTTCGCTGTCGCTTCTCCCCCCGGCTGCCTCCTCGGCGCCGTCAACCAGTTCAAGGACCCATCGGACGTCAAGACCGTGTGCAGTGCCAAGGACCTGAGCGAGAAGGTTTCTGGTATTTGTGGTGGCGACGCGCAGGCTGCTATGGAAGCGCTTGCGGATATCTGCAATAACGCTGGTGTCAAGCTCT CATCCACCGACATCAAGTCCGGCTACGTTTCCGCTTCCGCCGTCGCCTCTGCTTACATCTCCGCCGGCACCGCTGGCTCCACCCTCGTCGCCATGTACCCGACTGGCGGCAGCTACAGCTCCGGCGGCAACAGCACCGTCCCCATGGCCACCGGTGGACCCAAGCCTACTGCTGCCGCCACGCCCTCCGGTAATGCCCCTGAGGCTACTGGTGCTGCCGGCAAGGTTGAATTCGGACTCGCCGCTGTTGTTGCTGGTATGATGGTTGCAGTTTTGTGA